From the Sinorhizobium garamanticum genome, one window contains:
- a CDS encoding LacI family DNA-binding transcriptional regulator: MRISSQEEQGGASVAGPRRLTQNDIAKLAGVSQATVSLVLNGAQTALARIPQETRERVQQVIRTTGYVPDPIARRMAKGLNRILGVFTYEPAFPSEQADFFLPFLLGIEEEAQAQNYDLLLLTGAGVGKDRKIFADGNRLRIADGCLVLGREFDRAELKKLVAGDYPFVAIGRREDAGGPVPYVGGDYTTATRALVEKARGLGHSKLAYIGPSGPAESIVDRWNGFSAAVGDGADLVLHIDAVGRPADEILAAVFAKGATAAFFVELADAVRVEVAARERGLSLPGDFSAVVLGSHVRAERSHVQFASFNIPREEMGRQATAMLVRRIEGAAPIQQILLTCEPVEGETLGPAHAFWPAKKRT, from the coding sequence ATGCGTATTAGCAGCCAGGAGGAGCAGGGAGGAGCTTCCGTGGCAGGCCCTAGGCGCTTGACTCAGAACGATATTGCGAAACTGGCCGGCGTCAGCCAGGCTACCGTTTCGCTTGTTCTGAACGGGGCTCAGACAGCCCTCGCGCGCATTCCGCAGGAAACCCGCGAGCGGGTCCAGCAGGTCATCCGCACGACCGGCTACGTGCCCGACCCGATCGCGCGGCGTATGGCCAAGGGCCTCAACCGTATCCTCGGCGTCTTCACCTACGAACCGGCCTTTCCGAGTGAACAGGCGGACTTTTTCTTGCCCTTCCTGCTCGGTATTGAGGAGGAGGCGCAGGCTCAGAACTACGACCTTCTGCTTTTGACGGGCGCGGGCGTCGGCAAGGACCGCAAGATTTTCGCTGACGGCAACCGGTTGAGGATAGCGGACGGCTGCCTGGTGCTCGGCCGGGAATTCGACCGGGCCGAACTGAAGAAGCTCGTTGCCGGAGACTATCCATTCGTGGCGATCGGCCGACGCGAGGACGCTGGCGGACCCGTTCCCTACGTCGGTGGCGATTACACAACCGCTACCCGCGCGCTGGTGGAGAAGGCGCGGGGGCTCGGGCATTCCAAGCTCGCCTATATCGGTCCTTCAGGCCCGGCCGAGTCCATCGTCGATCGCTGGAATGGATTTTCCGCGGCGGTAGGGGATGGCGCCGACCTGGTTCTCCATATCGATGCCGTCGGCCGGCCGGCCGACGAAATCCTTGCTGCGGTCTTTGCCAAAGGCGCGACGGCGGCCTTTTTCGTCGAACTTGCCGACGCGGTGCGCGTGGAAGTCGCTGCCCGCGAGCGCGGCTTGTCTCTTCCGGGTGACTTTTCGGCCGTCGTGCTCGGCAGCCATGTTCGCGCCGAACGCAGCCATGTGCAGTTCGCCTCCTTCAACATTCCCCGCGAGGAAATGGGCCGGCAGGCGACCGCCATGCTGGTGCGCCGCATCGAGGGCGCCGCACCCATCCAACAAATTCTCCTGACCTGTGAACCGGTCGAGGGCGAGACCCTTGGTCCTGCACACGCCTTTTGGCCCGCAAAGAAACGGACGTGA